Sequence from the Streptomyces sp. R33 genome:
GCAACGCCGTCTTCACCAACATCGAGATCGGCCGCGACGCCTCGACCCTCGACAAGGGGCCGACGGAGGCCGTGGGCATGCAGGACCTGTTCGCCCAGCAGGCGGACACCGTCAGCATCACCGATCTGCAGCAGACGGCCTGGGCCACGAACGCCGGCACCTTCAAGCTCTCCGGGCTCAGCATGAACATCAGCAAGGGCAAGAAGGAATGCTTCTGAGCCGCTGGCGGCGGTGGCGGCGGGGCAGGCCGTTCTGGGGAGGGCTCTTCGCCGTCCTCGCCGGGGCCGAGATCTGCGCCCTGCCGCTGGCACCGCTGAAGGTGATGCTCCAGCAGGGCATCGCGGGCATCCCGTCCGTCCTGATGGGCGTCGTCATGATCGTGCTCGGCCTCACCGCCTGGTTCTCGCCCGCACAGCGCAGCCTCGCCGGAGTGCTCACCACGCTCATCGCGACCGCCGCGCTCGTCCTGTCGAACCTCGGCGGGTTCCTGATCGGCACCCTGCTCGGGATCCTCGGCGGCGGGCTGATGTTCGCCTGGCAGCCGCACGCCGCGGCCCCGCAGTCCCCCACCCCAACCGGCACCACTGCGCACCCCGATCCCCAAGGAGCACAGCCATGAGCCGCACGCGTACCGCGCTCGTCCTCGGGTTGGCCGCCGCCGGAGCGCTGTCGGTGGCCTCGGTCACCGCCACCGCCGCGCCCTCACCCCTGGCCGGGTCGACCACCGTCACCCCGGCCGGACACTCGTTCAAGGCCACCCTCAGCGGGAAGGCCACCCTCAAGGCCGGTTCGGTCACGGTGACTTGTACGGTCTCCGTCTCCACCGGCACGGTCCCGGCCGCCCCCGGGAACCAGAACCCCTCCGGGCCCGTCTCGTCGCCGATCTCGCCGCCGACGTACAGCTCCTGCACGTCCAGCGTCTGGGGTGTGACTCCGACGGTCACCACCAGCGGTTCCTGGTCGGTGTCGATGCAGGACGGCTCCCCGATCACCGCCACCATGACCGTCCCAGCGGGCGGGCTCGTCGTGCAGACGTCCGGCCTGGCCACCTGTACGGTCACCGCGGCCCCCTCCGCCCCGGCGAACGTCGCCGGGACCTGGGCGAACGGCGCACCGCCGAGCCTGACCTTCACCAACGCCTCCGTGCCGGTCACGGTCACCGGCGGGTTCGGCTGCCCGACCAGCGCCACCTCGTCCGTCTTCAACGCCGTGTACAAGGTCACCGACACGACCGACCCGGCGCAGCAGATCACCGTCGGCCCCTGACCGCGACGGTCCGCCTACGAGGAGGCCCGCCGGCCCCGGGAGCGATCCGGGACCGGCGGGCCTTCCGCGTGCGCGGCCCACCGGACGTCAGCGGTGGGACGGGAACTCCACCACCTGCTGGTACGTGGGCCGGTTCTGCCAGTTGATCTGCGGGTGGCTCAGCCCGCCCACCGGACGCTGCACGATCGCGTCCGCGCACCACTGGTTGCCGGCCGCGCAGGTCCCGTCGGCCGGGTAGACGGCCGCCGGGGTGGCGGCGGCCGCCTGCCCCAGCGTGGCCGCCACGGTGTCACGGCACGCGGACAGCGAACCGCCGCCGCAGTACGTCCGGGCCAGCGGACCTGCGACCGGGCGCCCGAGCACCGTGCGCAGGTCCTTGTCCGCGTAGCTCCACCAGCCGTACTGGAACGCCGACCCGGCATGTGAACCGGTGGGCCCGTGCCCCGCGTTGGGCGCCTCGTCGACGGTGAGGGAGGCGCGCAGGGCGTCGTACAGCGGCGCCCCGAGCCCCGGTCTGAACTCGGCCTCGATCAGCAACGGCCACCAGGCGTCCATGATCCGGATGGCGTCCGCGTGCGCGTACGTCTTCGAGCCCTGCGCGGTCTCCTTGCGCTCGGTCCCCGCCGCCTGCCAGGCGGCGAGCTTGTCGACCGCGGCCGCCACCACCGGATCGGTGACCGGCGCACTGCGCAGTACGGCGAGCAGCTCGGGCAGCAGGTTCTCGGCCCGCAGGTCGGTGACGGCCGCGTCCGCCATGGCCTGGGTGAGCTTGGCGCGCGTGACCCCACCCGCGGCGACGAGTGGTTCGACCCGCTGGTCGAGGAGGTCACCGCGGTGCACGGAGCCCATCCCGAAGCCGGCCGCACTGTAACCCTCGGCCTGCTTGTTGTTCCAACTGATGTAGTAGTCCTGCCCGATGGACTGCGGGTGTTCGGCGGGCGGCGTGTAGGCGGCGGTGTTGGCCGCCGGGTCGAAGCCCAGCCACTCGTACTGCTGCCGGCCGTGCACGGGCAGCGCGGCGTCGACCCCGGCCGGGCGGACCGGGTTCAGCCCGCTGTTGTAGTACGCCGCTTCGCGCGAGTCCGCGTAGAACCAGTTGAAGGCGTAGCCGATGTGCTGGGCCGCCTGCTGGAACGTACGGGCGTCCTTGACGTACGAGGGGTCGTTCAGCATCTGGAAGCCGATGATCGAGTCGGCCTCGTGGCGGTACGTGGAGCGCAGCGCGGTGTAGGCCACGGGCCTGCCCGCGACGGTGGCGCGGTGGGTGACGATGCCGTAGTTCGTCCGCCAGACCCGCATCCGGTACGAGCCGTTCGGCGTCGGGTCGGCCACCGAGGACTTCCAGGCGTTGGTGCGCTCCAGCTTCTCCATCGGGGTGCAGGTGCCGCGGTAGAGGTACGAGGCGCTGGCCGTGGTCGGGGCGCCGCCCCCGGGCTCGCACAGCTCGACGGCGAAGGTGTCCGTGATGTCCTGCCCGGCGGAGGTGGCGCTCCAGGCGTAGTCCTGGCCGCGGCCGAGCTGGACGTACATGCTCACGCCGGCGAAGGAGGCGCCGCGGGCGCTGATGCCGGGGCCCTGGAGCTCCTGGAGCATGAGGAGTTGGGGAGCGAGGTAGCCGGTCTGCGGCCCGAAGACGGCGACGGGATGGCCGCTCGCGGTCTTCGCCCCCGAGACGAGCAGGGCGTTGGACATGCTCTGCTTGACCGGCTTCGGCGGATCGGCGGCGGCTGCGGTGGCCGCGGCGCCCGTACGGTCGAAGACCAGCTGCTCGGCGGTGACCGAGCCGGGGTCCGGGAGCGCGGCGCCCTGGGGGTTCGCGGGCTTCTGCGCGTACGGGAAGCTCGTGCCGTCGTGGACGGTCAGCACGGCCTCGGGGTCGTTGCGCTCGCGGAAGGACTCCCAGACCCGGGTGCCCTCCTCGAGGCCGTACTTCTGCTGGGCGGAGAGCAGGGAGAGCGCGGCTTGCACCTCGCCTCCGCCTCCGCCGCCGAACAGACCGCCCACGACGGAGGCGAGGGCGATCAGGTCGGTGATCTTGAAGGGCTGTATCTCGCCGGCGTTGGTGATCGAGTCGATGTGGCCGGTGAGCACGTACTCCCCGGGGAAGTAGCGGCCGTCCTTCGACTGCACGCGGTAGGCGTTGATCCCGTCGACGTACGCCTGCGCGTCCTCCATCGCGAGGCGGCCGCGTTCGCCCTCGGTGGTGCGGATCCGGTCCACCTGCGCCTGGAGATCGGCCTCGGTGTACGGGGCCTGCGGCCAGAACTGCTGCTCCAGGCCCTGGTTGGCGAGGGCGCCGCCGGCGAACGGGGTCAGGTCGCCGCGGCCGACGTGGCGGAAGAGGTCCATCTGCCAGAGCCGGTCCTGGGCGGCGGCGAAGCCCGCTCCGAAGGAAGTGCCGTAGCGCGTGGTGCCCTTGATGTGGGGGACGCCGGTCTTCTTGTCGCGGGTGATGGTGACGTCGGAGCGCGGGCTGGAGGTCGACTCGACCTGGTCGGCGGGGACGCCGAAGGAGGCGTCGTTGAAGAAGTCGTTGACCTTGGCATCGGTGAGGCCGGGGTATCCGGCCACCAGTGCGTCGTAGCGGGCCAGTTGGTCGGAGGCGTGGGCGGGCATGGTGCCGAACACCTTGTGCAGGAGGATCTGGGCGAGGGTCGCGTTGCCGTTCTGGCCGGGCGGCAGGATGTCCGCGCACTGGCCGCCGCAGTGGTCGGCGATGGGAAGCGGCACGGGGTCGGCGGCAGCCGCCGCGGGGGCGAGCGGGGAGAGCAGAGCGGCACCGAGGGCGATCACCCCGGCGGCGACGGCAGTTCTCAGGCGAGCGGTGGGACGTCGCATACGTGCTCCTCCGTGGGGGGCAGGAACGTCACGGGGGAGGGTACTGGCGGGACTACCGCTCAGTAAGATGAATGACCGTCACTTTTCAATTGACGCCCGGCGTCGGCGTCGAGTGGATAAATCCGTTGCCGGAATTGCGCGGTGTCGGACACGCTCCTGCCATGTCTCAGACCGCGATGTCCCCACGCACGCTCGCCGACCTGTTCTCCGGTGGCCGGCTCACCGCCATCCCGCGCAAGACCGCCCGCCGCGAGCAGTTGCTCGCCCACCTCGCCGAAACCCTCTTCGCAGAGGGCCGGGCGTACACCGAGCCCGAGGTGAACGACGCACTGCGCACCGTGCACGAGGACTGCTCGGCGCTGCGTCGGTACCTGATCACCTCGGGCCTGCTGACCCGCACCCGGGACGGCAGCAGCTACCGCCGGGCCGACATCGTGGACCCGCCTATCCCCGGTACGTCTCCAGCAGCCTGAGCCAGATCTCGCTGATCGTCGGGAACGACGGGACCGCGTGCCACAGCCGGTCGATCGGGACCTCCCCCGCGACCGCGACGGTGGCCGCGTGCACGAGCTCTGCGGCGCCCGGGCCGACGAAGGTGACCCCGAGGAGTACCTCCCGGTCCAGGTCGACGACCATCCGGGCCCTGCCGCGGTACCCGTCGGCGTACAGGCCCGCGCCCGAGACCTTGCCCAGGTCGTAGTCGACGGCACGCACCCGGTGGCCGGCCCGCTCGGCCTCGGCGAGGGTCAGGCCCACCGCCGCCGCCTCCGGGTCGGTGAACACCGCCTGCGGCAGGGCCTGCGTATCGGCGGTCGCCGCGTGCGCGCCCCAGCGGCCGGTGTCGAGCTCGGCGCCCGCCGCGCGGGCCGCGATGGCGGCGCCCGCGATCCGGCCCTGGTACTTGCCCTGGTGGGTCAGCAGCGCGCGGTGGTTCACATCGCCGACCGCGTACAGCCAGTCGTGGCCTTCGACCCGGCAGCTCTCGTCGACCGGGATCCAGCCCCCGGGCGTCAGCCCGACGGTCTCCAGTCCGATGTCCTCGGTATGCGGCGAGCGCCCGGTCGCCATCAGCAGCTCGTCGCCCTCCAGGATCTCGCCGCCCTCCAGTACGACCTGGACGGGCCCGGTCGAACCGTCCCGTACGACCGCCTCGACGGAGACGTCCGTACGGACCACCGCACCGGCCTCCCGCAGCGCCTCGGCCACCAGTTCTCCGGCGAACGGCTCCATCCGCGGCAGCAGCCCGGAGCCGCGGACGAGGAGCGTGACCTGCGAGCCGAGGGCCTGCCAGGCCGTGGCCATCTCGGCGGCCACCACCGAGCCGCCCACGATCAGCAGCCGGCCCGGCACCTGCCGGGCGGAGGTGGCCTCGCGGCTGGTCCACGGCCGCGCCCCGGCGAGCCCGGGCACGTCCGGGACCATGGCCCGGGTGCCGGTGGCGACCACCACCGCGTGCCGGGCGGCGAGCACGTGGTGCTCCCCCTCGGGACTGGTGACGGCGACCTTGCGCACGCCGTACAGGCGGCCGTGGCCCCGGTAGAGGTGGGCGCCGATCGAGTCGACCCAGTCGACCTGGCCGTCGTCCTTCCAGCTGCCGGTCCAGTAGTCGCGGTGCGCGAACACGGCCGACGCATCGAGCGGCCCCCCGACCGAACCCGCGAGGCCGGGCACCCGGCGGGCGTCGGCCCTGGCCAGCGCCGGGCGCAGCAGCGCCTTGCTCGGGACGCAGGCCCAGTACGAGCACTCGCCGCCGACGAGCTCGGCCTCCACCAGGGCCGTGGTCAGCCCGGCGGCGCGGGTCCGGTCCACGACGTTCTCGCCGGCCGGTCCCGCGCCGAGCACCACGACGTCGTACTCCACCGCTTCCGACACAGTCACCGTCCGTGGTTCCAGGGGCTCATGTCCCTGTCACCTTACGTGGGGACCGCGTGTGGCGCGGGAGACGCGCGGCAGCGGGTCGGAGCTCAGGCTTCCGCGGTACCGGCGGAGTCTGCCTGGCCCTGGCCGCCCTGCTGCGACGCGGCGATCTTCGCGCGCACCTCGTCCATGTCCAGCTGCCGCGCCTGCCCGATGAGGTCCGTCAGTGCGGCCTCGGGCAGCGCGCCGGGCTGCGCGAAGACGGCGACCTGGTCCCGGACGATCATCAGCGTCGGGATCGAGGTGATCTGGAAGGCGGCGGCCAGCTCCTGCTGCGCCTCCGTGTCCACCTTGGCGAAGACCAGGTCGGGGTTGGCCTCGGCGGCCTTCTCGTAGACCGGGGCGAACTGCAGGCACGGCCGGCACCAGCCCGCCCAGAAGTCGATCAGCACGAACGGGTTCTCGCTGACCGTCTGGTCGAAGTTGTCCTTGGTGAGCTCGACAGTAGCCACGGCTTCCAGACCTCCTGAGTGGTTCGTATGCAGCTTGAACGATCGGCCGGCCCCGCGCATTCCGCCCGCGGGGCCCGGGCCGCCGGGGCCCGGGCCCGCCGGGGCCCGGACCGCCCTCAGAAGGGGTGCCGCGCCGGGGTCGAGCGGACCGTGGTCCAGCGCAGCTCCGTGAAGGCGTCCAGGTTCGCCTCGCCGCCGAACCGGGCTCCGGTGCCGGAGGCGCCGACACCGCCGAAGGGGGCCACCGCCTCGTCGTTCACCGTCTGGTCGTTGACGTGCGCGATCCCGGTCGGGATCCGCCCCGCCAGCTCGAGCCCGCGCGCCGCGTCCCGGGTCACGATCCCGAGGGAGAGTCCGTACGGGCCGGCCGACGCCAGGGCGACCGCCTCCTCCTCCGTCGCGAAGGACCGTACGGGCGCCACCGGGCCGAAGACCTCCTCCGCATAGGCGGGGGTGTCATCGCCGACGCCCGCCAGCACCGTCGGCCGGTAGAACAGCCCCTCGTGGGTGCCCCCGGCGACGAGCTTCGCGCCCTGCTCCGTACTGGCCTCGACCAGGCCGCGGACCCGCTCCAGCTGGCCGCGGTCGATCAGCGGGCCCAGGTGGACCCGGTCGCGGTACGGGTCCCCCACCACCAGTGCCTCGACCCGCGCGGCGAGCCGCTCGACGTACTCGTCGTACAGCGAGGCGTGGACGAGGTGCCGGCCCGCCGTCATGCAGATCTGGCCCTGGTGGAAGAACGAGCCCCACGAAGCCTGCGCGACCGCGGCCCCGACATCGGCGTCCCGGAGGACGACGAGGGCTGAGTTCCCGCCCAACTCCAGGTGCGCTCGCTTGAGATGACGGCCCGCCAGCTCGCCGACGACCCGCCCGGCGGCGGTGGACCCGGTGAACGACACCACCCGGACCAGCGGATCGGCGACCACCGCGGCCCCGGTCTCGGCGCCCCCGGGCAGCACGTGCAGCAGCCCGGCCGGCAGCCCTGCCGCGGCGAAGACGGCGGCGAGCGCGAGGCCGCCGCATACGGCGGTCCGCCGGTCCGGCTTGAGCAGCACCGCGTTGCCGAGGGCGAGCGCCGGGGCGACCGAGCGGATCGCCAGGATCAGCGGGGCGTTGAACGGGGCCACCACGCCCACCACCCCGGCCGGGACCCGGCGGGTGAAGGACAGCCGCGGTGCCTCGCTCGGCAGCACCTGCCCGGCGGGACGGGAAGCCAGCGCTGCGGCCTCGTAGCACTCCTGGGCGGCGACGTGCAGCTCGAAGTCGGCCTTGCCGGGTATGGA
This genomic interval carries:
- a CDS encoding DUF6114 domain-containing protein — its product is MLLSRWRRWRRGRPFWGGLFAVLAGAEICALPLAPLKVMLQQGIAGIPSVLMGVVMIVLGLTAWFSPAQRSLAGVLTTLIATAALVLSNLGGFLIGTLLGILGGGLMFAWQPHAAAPQSPTPTGTTAHPDPQGAQP
- a CDS encoding aldehyde dehydrogenase family protein; this translates as MPLLEPTLWQDGLPLTGGAAPVVEPATGLTLATVRLAAPADVSEAAVRARAAQEDWARASHPERAAVLRRAGDLFAAHAEELRDWLVRESGSIPGKADFELHVAAQECYEAAALASRPAGQVLPSEAPRLSFTRRVPAGVVGVVAPFNAPLILAIRSVAPALALGNAVLLKPDRRTAVCGGLALAAVFAAAGLPAGLLHVLPGGAETGAAVVADPLVRVVSFTGSTAAGRVVGELAGRHLKRAHLELGGNSALVVLRDADVGAAVAQASWGSFFHQGQICMTAGRHLVHASLYDEYVERLAARVEALVVGDPYRDRVHLGPLIDRGQLERVRGLVEASTEQGAKLVAGGTHEGLFYRPTVLAGVGDDTPAYAEEVFGPVAPVRSFATEEEAVALASAGPYGLSLGIVTRDAARGLELAGRIPTGIAHVNDQTVNDEAVAPFGGVGASGTGARFGGEANLDAFTELRWTTVRSTPARHPF
- a CDS encoding DUF2087 domain-containing protein, with protein sequence MSQTAMSPRTLADLFSGGRLTAIPRKTARREQLLAHLAETLFAEGRAYTEPEVNDALRTVHEDCSALRRYLITSGLLTRTRDGSSYRRADIVDPPIPGTSPAA
- a CDS encoding NAD(P)/FAD-dependent oxidoreductase → MSEAVEYDVVVLGAGPAGENVVDRTRAAGLTTALVEAELVGGECSYWACVPSKALLRPALARADARRVPGLAGSVGGPLDASAVFAHRDYWTGSWKDDGQVDWVDSIGAHLYRGHGRLYGVRKVAVTSPEGEHHVLAARHAVVVATGTRAMVPDVPGLAGARPWTSREATSARQVPGRLLIVGGSVVAAEMATAWQALGSQVTLLVRGSGLLPRMEPFAGELVAEALREAGAVVRTDVSVEAVVRDGSTGPVQVVLEGGEILEGDELLMATGRSPHTEDIGLETVGLTPGGWIPVDESCRVEGHDWLYAVGDVNHRALLTHQGKYQGRIAGAAIAARAAGAELDTGRWGAHAATADTQALPQAVFTDPEAAAVGLTLAEAERAGHRVRAVDYDLGKVSGAGLYADGYRGRARMVVDLDREVLLGVTFVGPGAAELVHAATVAVAGEVPIDRLWHAVPSFPTISEIWLRLLETYRG
- a CDS encoding co-chaperone YbbN, whose translation is MATVELTKDNFDQTVSENPFVLIDFWAGWCRPCLQFAPVYEKAAEANPDLVFAKVDTEAQQELAAAFQITSIPTLMIVRDQVAVFAQPGALPEAALTDLIGQARQLDMDEVRAKIAASQQGGQGQADSAGTAEA
- a CDS encoding penicillin acylase family protein, which encodes MRRPTARLRTAVAAGVIALGAALLSPLAPAAAAADPVPLPIADHCGGQCADILPPGQNGNATLAQILLHKVFGTMPAHASDQLARYDALVAGYPGLTDAKVNDFFNDASFGVPADQVESTSSPRSDVTITRDKKTGVPHIKGTTRYGTSFGAGFAAAQDRLWQMDLFRHVGRGDLTPFAGGALANQGLEQQFWPQAPYTEADLQAQVDRIRTTEGERGRLAMEDAQAYVDGINAYRVQSKDGRYFPGEYVLTGHIDSITNAGEIQPFKITDLIALASVVGGLFGGGGGGEVQAALSLLSAQQKYGLEEGTRVWESFRERNDPEAVLTVHDGTSFPYAQKPANPQGAALPDPGSVTAEQLVFDRTGAAATAAAADPPKPVKQSMSNALLVSGAKTASGHPVAVFGPQTGYLAPQLLMLQELQGPGISARGASFAGVSMYVQLGRGQDYAWSATSAGQDITDTFAVELCEPGGGAPTTASASYLYRGTCTPMEKLERTNAWKSSVADPTPNGSYRMRVWRTNYGIVTHRATVAGRPVAYTALRSTYRHEADSIIGFQMLNDPSYVKDARTFQQAAQHIGYAFNWFYADSREAAYYNSGLNPVRPAGVDAALPVHGRQQYEWLGFDPAANTAAYTPPAEHPQSIGQDYYISWNNKQAEGYSAAGFGMGSVHRGDLLDQRVEPLVAAGGVTRAKLTQAMADAAVTDLRAENLLPELLAVLRSAPVTDPVVAAAVDKLAAWQAAGTERKETAQGSKTYAHADAIRIMDAWWPLLIEAEFRPGLGAPLYDALRASLTVDEAPNAGHGPTGSHAGSAFQYGWWSYADKDLRTVLGRPVAGPLARTYCGGGSLSACRDTVAATLGQAAAATPAAVYPADGTCAAGNQWCADAIVQRPVGGLSHPQINWQNRPTYQQVVEFPSHR